The Peribacillus sp. FSL P2-0133 genome has a segment encoding these proteins:
- a CDS encoding oligosaccharide flippase family protein, with translation MKIKNEFINKILLLLTGNSIAQLILFASSPILTRIYKPEDFGVFSTYTSLLAILMSFSSLCLEKAIPLEKNHKNTFHLIYISMFTIAVVCMLNLILSLFNLSLFHLYGIKTTIMNDLLLSSGLFFAGIYQVLIHWLVKEDKFKGIFHSKLLQSISNVISQFSLTSINHLSPGMGLTAGDIIGRGITFAYIWRFFLKKMHWPKVNYRRIRYLFKKYEDFAKYSTWSTLLSSLSMQIIFLLLMRLYGPEVTGHFSMASKTVGMPITLVGASISAVFYAEVVKSITNDPGRVLKLYRSILTKLAMIGIPSLILLAWIAPGLFSFVFGEEWRVSGEYVTLMSIMFIGQVNVMPISQILYIIKKQQTQLLWDVSRLLLSTIGVLVIFISGGSAETAILYFSICMGASYYFFALLGYRAIHSIDREDNLKK, from the coding sequence ATGAAAATAAAAAATGAATTTATTAATAAAATCCTTTTATTATTAACAGGCAATTCAATTGCACAGCTTATTCTATTTGCAAGTTCTCCCATACTGACAAGAATATATAAACCAGAAGATTTTGGTGTGTTTTCAACCTATACGTCCCTTTTGGCCATTCTCATGTCATTTTCATCTCTTTGTTTAGAAAAGGCGATTCCTTTAGAAAAAAACCATAAGAATACGTTTCACTTGATTTACATTAGCATGTTTACGATTGCCGTTGTTTGTATGCTGAATTTGATTTTGAGCCTTTTTAATCTGTCGTTATTTCATCTTTACGGGATTAAGACGACTATTATGAATGACCTTTTGCTTTCAAGTGGTCTATTTTTTGCAGGGATATACCAAGTGTTGATTCACTGGTTGGTGAAAGAAGATAAGTTTAAAGGAATATTCCATTCTAAACTACTTCAATCGATTAGCAATGTTATTAGTCAGTTCTCGCTTACGTCCATTAATCACCTTTCTCCAGGAATGGGTTTAACTGCAGGAGATATAATTGGACGGGGAATAACCTTTGCGTACATTTGGCGATTTTTCTTAAAGAAAATGCATTGGCCAAAAGTGAACTATAGAAGAATCCGGTATTTGTTTAAAAAGTATGAGGATTTCGCCAAATACTCTACGTGGTCAACACTATTAAGCTCTTTATCTATGCAAATCATATTTTTGTTATTAATGCGTCTATACGGACCTGAAGTGACGGGTCATTTTTCCATGGCTTCAAAAACGGTAGGTATGCCCATTACGTTGGTGGGAGCAAGTATTTCAGCGGTATTCTATGCCGAAGTGGTAAAAAGCATTACAAATGATCCTGGAAGGGTTTTGAAATTATATAGAAGCATTCTTACTAAGTTAGCGATGATAGGCATACCGTCATTGATACTGTTAGCTTGGATTGCCCCAGGGCTCTTCAGTTTTGTTTTTGGGGAAGAGTGGCGTGTTTCCGGTGAATATGTGACGTTGATGTCAATCATGTTTATAGGCCAAGTGAATGTCATGCCAATTTCCCAAATACTGTATATAATCAAAAAACAACAGACTCAGCTTTTATGGGATGTTTCAAGGCTGTTACTGTCAACCATTGGAGTACTGGTCATTTTCATTTCAGGGGGATCGGCTGAAACAGCCATTTTATACTTTAGCATTTGTATGGGGGCCAGTTACTACTTTTTTGCTCTCCTTGGCTATAGGGCGATACATTCCATAGATCGAGAGGATAACCTAAAAAAATGA
- a CDS encoding O-antigen polymerase, with protein MKLIQMGLIGIYVCLLDISYVYFISPEYAYMGFIYRQHPSAVMIVISMFFIILPAIFIKKDLDKPSELVFWILYFIVYIPVVWVPNYLFSLKPDYIYTNVLLFFCLLIIGNVNRLPAMKVNPPSINIGLLKVIFVITLFIFFLYIFKVSGGISLKPPINSEDIYDKRLTFRTKLTPLAGYIIQWLAKVCNPFIVTIGLCKKKYTYVFIGLALQYLLYTVNGLKSTLLSTGLLIVVFIAFRKKGRNFSILFCVSLCLLLGISIILDVILGQAYLSNLFARRMIVTPGLLTTYYVDFFSIHPKALLSYSIFEKFIDPVYDKSPPYIIGTEYFGRPEMAANANMFADAFANFGYFGFLIYTVILAAILWLYDSLTQNEKWQGVGIILFVVPAWCLADTALTTTFVTGGMVFTFVIMYLMLGSDSQKGDNR; from the coding sequence ATGAAGCTGATTCAAATGGGTCTGATAGGAATATACGTCTGCTTATTGGATATTTCCTACGTTTACTTTATTTCCCCTGAATATGCTTATATGGGATTTATATATCGACAACATCCAAGTGCAGTCATGATAGTAATTTCCATGTTTTTTATTATATTGCCAGCCATATTCATAAAAAAGGATCTGGATAAGCCGTCGGAACTCGTTTTCTGGATTTTGTATTTTATTGTCTATATACCGGTAGTATGGGTCCCGAATTATTTATTTTCGCTAAAGCCTGATTATATATATACGAATGTCCTTTTGTTTTTTTGTTTACTTATCATCGGAAATGTTAATAGATTGCCAGCCATGAAGGTTAACCCTCCTAGTATTAATATCGGTCTATTAAAAGTCATTTTCGTTATAACATTATTCATTTTTTTTCTTTACATCTTCAAGGTTTCGGGTGGAATTAGTCTAAAGCCTCCCATAAACTCCGAGGATATCTATGATAAGAGATTAACCTTTCGAACAAAATTGACCCCTCTTGCAGGCTATATTATACAGTGGCTTGCAAAAGTATGTAATCCATTTATCGTGACCATTGGCTTATGCAAAAAAAAATATACCTATGTGTTTATCGGACTAGCGCTGCAATACCTTTTATACACCGTCAATGGATTGAAGTCCACTCTGTTATCAACTGGATTATTAATTGTTGTATTTATTGCTTTTCGGAAGAAGGGAAGAAACTTCTCCATCCTTTTTTGTGTAAGTCTTTGCTTGTTGTTGGGCATCAGCATTATTCTGGATGTTATCCTTGGTCAGGCATATTTATCCAATTTATTTGCCAGAAGGATGATCGTCACGCCGGGGTTGCTGACAACCTATTATGTAGACTTCTTTTCAATCCATCCAAAAGCCTTGCTGTCGTACAGTATTTTTGAAAAATTCATAGATCCTGTTTATGACAAGAGTCCGCCATACATTATCGGTACAGAGTACTTTGGCCGACCTGAAATGGCAGCCAATGCCAATATGTTCGCCGATGCTTTTGCTAATTTCGGTTATTTTGGATTCTTGATTTATACAGTGATCTTAGCAGCGATATTATGGCTTTATGATAGCCTGACGCAAAATGAAAAGTGGCAAGGCGTTGGCATAATCCTGTTTGTTGTACCTGCATGGTGTTTAGCGGATACTGCGCTTACAACAACGTTTGTGACAGGCGGGATGGTTTTTACTTTCGTTATCATGTATTTAATGTTAGGGTCAGATTCACAAAAGGGAGATAACAGATGA
- a CDS encoding WbqC family protein, whose translation MEKKKIVAIHQPNYMPWIGLIHKVFQSDVFIYLSDVKYSSSNFQNKTYILGADGKKSRLTVPLQKKPEMLHEKLISYHSPNQKWKRNHLKQISQVYKKTRHFQDFFPLLEEAYQKQHALLVDLNIHLIELILNYLNYEGETHLSTDFNTSFGKTERLVSLLKQTDGTCYLSGKSGKDYLEEELFRKEGIDLVYQNFIHPVYYVKNETECVKNLSILDWIMHYPADHIKETLTERIN comes from the coding sequence GTGGAAAAAAAGAAGATAGTCGCAATTCACCAGCCTAATTACATGCCCTGGATTGGTTTGATTCATAAGGTTTTCCAATCGGATGTTTTTATATATTTGTCTGATGTGAAATACTCTTCAAGTAATTTTCAAAATAAGACATATATTCTAGGTGCTGATGGAAAAAAGTCAAGGCTAACTGTACCGCTTCAAAAAAAACCTGAAATGTTACATGAAAAATTAATCAGTTATCATTCCCCAAATCAAAAATGGAAAAGGAATCATTTGAAGCAAATTTCGCAAGTTTATAAAAAAACTCGCCACTTTCAAGATTTTTTCCCGCTGTTGGAAGAAGCATATCAAAAACAACACGCTTTATTAGTCGATTTAAATATTCATTTAATTGAATTGATCTTAAATTACTTAAACTATGAAGGAGAAACACACCTTTCCACTGATTTTAATACATCCTTTGGAAAAACAGAGAGATTAGTCAGCCTGCTTAAGCAAACCGATGGTACATGCTATTTAAGCGGGAAGAGCGGAAAGGATTACTTGGAAGAAGAATTGTTTCGTAAAGAAGGAATCGATCTCGTCTATCAAAATTTCATTCATCCTGTCTATTATGTGAAAAATGAGACAGAATGTGTAAAAAATTTATCGATTCTTGACTGGATCATGCACTATCCGGCGGATCATATAAAAGAAACGTTAACTGAACGAATAAATTAG
- a CDS encoding glycosyltransferase, translated as MKLFYNISSVHPWNDTRIYFRQAFSLGETGKYKVKHIAIKNNLIPDNIPDNIEVELLTKRSRKGRILNWIALYRKIKKDKPDVIQFHDPELLILMNIIRRIPRYHPVIVYDMHENVTKVLMRKKIPEIALSMYRYSEKQLLRACSGVVFAEMTYKDDYRFLTCPTVDVYNYPKILSMIENTEKEDVFTFIYLGSISDIRGGETMLYLAKRLVELKKVFHMKIIGTGGEAYIEKLKTFIVDNGLEDYISLEGVMAFDKAFESIQKAHAGMAFLVPDPNFIGGKTTKCFEYMAAGIPFMVSDFLIQDVLDKWRCGVSVDVANMDEIVQNAVYLMESPEEAAKMGELGKAAYGQEYNWENEEEKLRSLFDKLKSCS; from the coding sequence ATGAAGTTATTTTATAATATCAGTTCGGTGCATCCATGGAATGACACCAGGATTTATTTTCGGCAAGCCTTTTCTCTCGGGGAAACAGGAAAGTACAAGGTGAAGCATATAGCTATTAAAAATAATCTGATCCCAGATAATATACCAGACAATATTGAAGTTGAACTGTTAACTAAGCGATCTAGAAAAGGACGTATATTAAATTGGATTGCTCTGTACCGGAAGATTAAGAAGGATAAACCTGATGTGATTCAGTTTCATGATCCAGAGCTGCTGATTTTAATGAATATTATTAGAAGGATTCCCCGTTATCATCCGGTCATTGTTTATGACATGCATGAAAACGTAACTAAGGTCCTTATGAGAAAAAAAATCCCCGAAATTGCATTGAGTATGTATCGTTATTCGGAGAAACAATTGCTAAGGGCATGCAGCGGGGTCGTGTTTGCAGAAATGACGTATAAAGATGATTATCGATTCTTAACTTGTCCAACCGTTGATGTTTATAATTACCCGAAAATTCTTTCAATGATAGAAAATACAGAAAAAGAAGATGTATTTACCTTTATCTATTTAGGAAGCATCTCTGATATACGTGGCGGGGAAACCATGCTGTATCTTGCAAAAAGATTAGTAGAATTAAAGAAAGTATTTCACATGAAGATCATTGGAACGGGCGGTGAAGCATACATCGAAAAATTGAAAACGTTCATAGTTGACAACGGCTTAGAAGATTATATCAGTCTAGAGGGTGTAATGGCTTTTGATAAAGCATTTGAATCCATCCAGAAAGCACATGCAGGCATGGCATTTTTAGTTCCTGATCCTAATTTCATTGGTGGTAAAACAACAAAGTGCTTTGAATATATGGCTGCTGGCATTCCATTTATGGTTTCTGATTTCCTTATTCAAGATGTACTGGATAAATGGCGCTGTGGAGTGTCCGTCGATGTAGCAAACATGGATGAAATCGTTCAAAATGCTGTTTATTTAATGGAATCCCCTGAGGAGGCAGCAAAAATGGGTGAACTGGGGAAGGCCGCATATGGACAAGAATATAATTGGGAGAATGAAGAGGAAAAGCTGCGATCACTGTTCGATAAATTAAAATCATGTTCTTAG
- a CDS encoding NCS2 family permease, translated as MFKLKERNSNIKTEVLAGLTTFLTLAYIIVVNPMILSDAGVPFDQAFTATIIAIIIGTLSMALLANYPIVIAPAMGLNAYFAYSVLGTHDISYTVAFSAVFVTGIIFILLSLTSFRSKLIEAIPNNLKHAISAGIGLFITFIGLRLSGVVTQHESNLVTLGSFRDPNVALTLIGLVITIVLIVRNVQGAIFIGMIVTAIIAFFTGQLEINGLVSTPSLPEGIIVANPITSIADVINYGLYGVVFSILLVMLFDTTGALLGIVRQAGLLKDNKLEKSGSAFFADSIGTTVGAMFGTSPTAASVESSAGVGAGGKTGLTALVVAILFLMTAFFSPLIGAVSNVAAITAPSLIIVGSMMIKSINEIDWTHFDESFPAFLVIVAMPLTSSIANGIALGFISYPILKMARGKFREVNPFVYMFAVLFLYQLIFLA; from the coding sequence ATGTTTAAATTAAAAGAACGAAATTCAAATATTAAGACGGAAGTACTTGCGGGGCTTACAACTTTTTTAACTCTGGCTTATATCATCGTTGTAAACCCAATGATCCTTTCTGATGCCGGTGTTCCATTCGACCAGGCATTTACGGCAACCATAATCGCAATAATAATCGGTACCCTAAGCATGGCCCTATTAGCCAATTACCCTATTGTCATAGCACCGGCAATGGGATTGAATGCTTATTTTGCATACTCGGTATTGGGAACCCATGATATTTCATACACAGTTGCCTTCTCTGCAGTCTTTGTTACCGGTATCATCTTTATCCTTTTATCCCTAACCTCTTTCCGCTCTAAATTGATCGAGGCCATCCCTAATAACTTGAAGCATGCAATCAGTGCCGGAATCGGACTTTTCATCACCTTCATCGGACTTCGCTTGTCAGGTGTCGTAACACAGCATGAATCCAACCTGGTTACCCTTGGAAGCTTCAGGGATCCTAATGTGGCGCTTACATTGATTGGTTTGGTCATAACGATCGTGCTGATCGTTCGCAATGTGCAGGGAGCGATATTCATCGGAATGATCGTGACTGCCATAATCGCTTTCTTTACAGGCCAATTGGAAATTAACGGTCTAGTTTCCACCCCTTCATTACCTGAAGGGATTATCGTCGCCAATCCAATCACATCTATCGCCGATGTCATTAACTACGGCCTTTATGGCGTCGTCTTCTCCATTTTGCTTGTAATGCTTTTCGATACGACCGGTGCTTTATTAGGCATAGTCCGTCAAGCTGGATTGCTGAAGGATAATAAGCTTGAAAAATCCGGCAGTGCCTTCTTTGCAGATTCCATCGGCACTACTGTTGGTGCCATGTTCGGTACAAGCCCGACCGCTGCCTCAGTTGAATCATCAGCTGGTGTAGGAGCCGGCGGCAAGACAGGTTTAACCGCGTTGGTTGTGGCCATCCTTTTCTTAATGACCGCCTTCTTCAGCCCACTGATAGGAGCTGTCTCAAATGTAGCGGCAATCACGGCACCTAGCTTGATCATCGTCGGAAGCATGATGATTAAAAGCATTAATGAAATTGACTGGACACACTTTGACGAATCATTCCCAGCCTTTTTGGTCATTGTCGCCATGCCTTTAACATCAAGCATCGCCAACGGGATAGCACTCGGATTCATCTCCTATCCCATTTTAAAAATGGCAAGGGGCAAATTCCGGGAAGTGAATCCGTTCGTGTACATGTTTGCCGTTTTATTCCTTTACCAACTGATTTTCCTGGCTTGA
- a CDS encoding PIG-L deacetylase family protein gives MKKILLVTAHPDDAEISMGGTIRKLLNQGHYIINIIFSIPSNIEVRKQEAIESSKNFGYEVQFSNYCEGNNVEDIPLHKLIKELDNIIEKMNPDEVYTHWMNDSHQDHQKLSKVVRSCFRKKQFTLYEFEQINQNNNIAANQFLPNIYSDITEFMEDKKQMITMFQSQLTGYMGHYLVNAEHIGSWRGSQVNCKYAETFLLIFSKEVL, from the coding sequence ATGAAAAAAATATTGCTAGTAACAGCACATCCGGATGATGCGGAAATTAGTATGGGCGGTACCATTCGTAAGCTATTGAACCAAGGACATTACATTATCAACATCATATTTTCCATCCCTTCGAATATCGAGGTCAGGAAACAAGAGGCAATAGAGTCATCAAAGAATTTCGGATATGAGGTACAGTTTTCTAATTACTGTGAGGGTAATAACGTTGAGGATATTCCTCTTCATAAATTAATAAAAGAGCTCGACAATATCATTGAAAAGATGAATCCAGACGAAGTCTATACACATTGGATGAATGACAGTCACCAAGATCATCAAAAATTATCAAAGGTGGTAAGAAGCTGTTTTAGGAAAAAACAATTTACCCTATATGAATTCGAACAAATCAACCAAAACAATAACATCGCTGCCAATCAATTTCTCCCGAATATTTATAGTGATATTACAGAGTTCATGGAAGATAAAAAACAAATGATTACCATGTTCCAATCACAGCTAACCGGTTATATGGGGCACTATTTAGTGAATGCGGAGCATATCGGCAGTTGGAGGGGCTCCCAAGTGAATTGTAAATACGCGGAGACATTCCTATTAATTTTTTCAAAAGAGGTTTTGTAG